In a genomic window of Candidatus Margulisiibacteriota bacterium:
- a CDS encoding polysaccharide deacetylase family protein produces MINRVLIAFWPIIICFYLTGCAEHSISSNKNPTVKNAVTITIDLCPSSKPYEAKLFKALEGLGQRAGQPLPVTIFVSGRWIERHQDELKVLKKMYLNITWGNHSYSHPVADDFLNNPKVNFRREMLKNITAMEKFSLQPSRYFRFPGLRHNRQRLEQLAALGYISVDSNAWLGKIHWWHRFVGGRIKAGSIILIHGNGNERAGVVDEFIAWLKRNKKYRIVPLSDFIPVVSSSGTPEAVRP; encoded by the coding sequence GTGATAAATCGCGTCTTAATCGCTTTCTGGCCAATAATTATCTGTTTTTACCTTACCGGCTGCGCCGAACATTCGATCTCCAGCAATAAAAATCCAACCGTCAAGAACGCCGTCACCATCACGATCGATCTTTGCCCGTCCAGCAAACCTTACGAAGCCAAACTGTTCAAGGCCCTGGAAGGGTTGGGACAAAGGGCCGGCCAACCTCTGCCGGTGACGATCTTTGTCTCCGGCCGCTGGATCGAGCGGCATCAGGACGAGCTCAAAGTGCTTAAAAAGATGTACCTGAACATTACCTGGGGGAACCATTCGTATTCTCACCCGGTCGCGGACGACTTTCTGAACAACCCGAAAGTAAATTTCCGGCGGGAAATGCTGAAGAATATCACCGCCATGGAAAAGTTCAGCCTTCAACCCTCCCGCTACTTCCGCTTTCCCGGCCTCCGGCATAACCGGCAGCGCCTGGAACAACTCGCCGCGCTCGGTTATATTTCCGTTGATTCCAATGCCTGGCTGGGGAAGATACACTGGTGGCACCGCTTCGTTGGCGGCAGGATCAAGGCTGGTTCAATTATCCTTATTCATGGCAACGGCAATGAACGGGCGGGGGTGGTCGACGAATTTATCGCCTGGCTAAAGCGGAACAAAAAGTACCGGATCGTCCCCTTGAGCGATTTTATCCCGGTAGTTTCCTCGTCAGGAACGCCCGAAGCAGTTCGGCCGTAG
- a CDS encoding formate--tetrahydrofolate ligase: MQSDIEIAQKAKLKLIVEVAKHAGLDLNDVELHGCYKAKIHLKALKRFNKKKDGKLILVTAMTPTPRGEGKTTTTIGLAQALNNLGKSAFVCIREPSLGPVMGMKGGAAGGGYSQVLPMEDINLHLTSDMHMVTSAHNLLSAMLYNHIYQGNELGIDEHRIVWKRTMDMNDRALRGMFDITASSEVMAILCLSESVTDMKERLGRIIVAYDKTGKPVTAANLKANGAMALLLWDALKPTLVQTFEGGPAFIHGGPFANIAHGCNSIVATRLALKLADYVVTEAGFASELGAEKFFDIKCRVAGFSPSAAVLVVTKQAIERHGYENVKKHLENIRHYGLPAVIAINRKENDTADELAVIKSECSKLGVPVVVSDVWAKGGSGGKELAKAVIAAADNKSDFKLLYSLKDPIKEKINKIATEIYGAEGVEWTEQAEADIKFLNEQKLADLPVCIAKTQYSLSDNPKVYGRPAGFKITIRELKPSAGAGFIVAYAGDIMTMPGLPKHPAAENMDITEDGKIVGLF; encoded by the coding sequence ATGCAGTCCGATATCGAGATCGCCCAAAAAGCTAAACTCAAGCTGATCGTCGAGGTCGCCAAACACGCCGGCCTTGACTTGAATGACGTAGAACTTCACGGTTGTTACAAAGCAAAGATACATCTTAAAGCCTTAAAGCGCTTTAATAAGAAAAAAGACGGCAAATTGATCCTCGTTACCGCGATGACGCCGACCCCGCGGGGGGAAGGGAAAACCACCACGACCATCGGACTGGCCCAGGCCTTAAATAATTTGGGGAAGAGCGCTTTTGTCTGCATCAGGGAACCTTCGCTGGGGCCAGTAATGGGGATGAAGGGTGGGGCGGCCGGCGGCGGATATTCCCAGGTCCTGCCGATGGAAGACATCAATCTTCACTTAACTTCCGACATGCATATGGTCACCTCTGCCCACAATCTGTTGTCGGCCATGCTTTATAACCATATCTACCAGGGTAATGAATTAGGAATAGATGAGCACCGGATAGTTTGGAAAAGGACGATGGACATGAACGACCGGGCGCTCCGCGGGATGTTCGATATCACCGCTTCTTCCGAAGTGATGGCGATCCTTTGTCTTTCCGAAAGCGTAACCGATATGAAAGAACGGCTGGGGCGGATCATCGTGGCTTATGATAAAACAGGGAAGCCGGTCACTGCCGCCAACCTCAAAGCGAATGGGGCGATGGCACTCCTGTTATGGGACGCGCTCAAGCCGACCCTGGTCCAGACCTTTGAAGGAGGCCCGGCTTTTATCCACGGCGGGCCGTTTGCCAACATCGCGCACGGTTGTAACTCGATCGTCGCTACCCGGCTCGCTTTAAAGCTGGCCGATTACGTGGTCACCGAGGCCGGGTTTGCCTCCGAGCTAGGCGCGGAGAAGTTCTTTGACATCAAATGCCGGGTAGCGGGCTTCTCGCCGTCAGCCGCGGTCCTGGTGGTGACTAAACAGGCGATCGAACGCCATGGCTATGAGAACGTCAAAAAACATCTTGAGAATATTCGCCATTATGGTTTGCCGGCGGTTATCGCTATCAATAGGAAAGAGAACGATACGGCTGATGAGTTGGCTGTTATTAAAAGTGAATGCTCCAAGCTCGGCGTTCCTGTGGTTGTCTCTGATGTTTGGGCCAAAGGCGGGAGCGGGGGGAAGGAGCTGGCGAAAGCGGTGATCGCAGCGGCTGATAACAAGTCAGACTTTAAGCTGCTTTATTCGTTGAAAGATCCAATTAAGGAGAAGATCAATAAGATCGCCACTGAAATCTACGGGGCGGAGGGGGTTGAGTGGACAGAGCAGGCGGAGGCAGACATTAAGTTCTTGAATGAACAGAAGTTAGCCGATCTGCCAGTCTGTATCGCCAAGACCCAGTATTCTTTAAGTGATAACCCGAAAGTTTACGGCCGGCCAGCCGGCTTCAAGATCACTATCCGTGAGCTGAAACCGTCCGCTGGCGCCGGATTTATCGTTGCCTATGCCGGTGATATCATGACGATGCCGGGCTTGCCAAAACACCCAGCGGCAGAAAACATGGATATTACCGAAGACGGTAAGATCGTCGGATTGTTTTAA
- the folE gene encoding GTP cyclohydrolase I FolE yields the protein MINQKKIEKAVKDILIAIGEDLNREGLKETPKRVAEMYADLFSGLHKDPSKELTTFKQGEHEEMVIVKDIPFYSICEHHLVPFVGKAHVAYIPRSGRVTGLSKLVRVVEGYAKRPQVQERLTSEVADTIMEKLAPHGVLVVIEAEHLCMSMRGVKKPGTTAVTSAVRGVFRKDAKVRSEALALIKP from the coding sequence ATGATCAACCAGAAAAAGATCGAAAAAGCCGTAAAAGATATATTGATCGCGATCGGCGAGGATTTAAACCGCGAGGGCTTGAAGGAAACGCCCAAACGCGTCGCCGAGATGTATGCCGACCTGTTCTCCGGCCTGCATAAAGATCCATCCAAAGAACTGACGACTTTCAAGCAGGGCGAGCATGAGGAAATGGTCATTGTTAAAGACATTCCTTTCTATTCCATCTGCGAGCATCATCTTGTTCCTTTTGTCGGCAAGGCCCACGTCGCCTATATCCCGAGATCGGGCAGGGTAACGGGACTGTCCAAGCTGGTCAGGGTAGTTGAGGGCTATGCGAAAAGGCCGCAGGTGCAGGAACGTTTAACTTCCGAAGTCGCCGATACGATCATGGAAAAGCTGGCGCCTCATGGCGTTTTGGTCGTGATCGAGGCCGAGCACCTGTGTATGTCAATGCGGGGAGTTAAAAAACCCGGGACTACCGCGGTCACTTCGGCCGTCAGGGGGGTCTTCAGGAAAGACGCCAAGGTCCGCTCCGAAGCCCTGGCCTTGATCAAACCTTAG